CCTGCACTCCCCTGGGCACAGCCCACACACCCTTCTCCTAGTGCTccatgggaggggcggggctgggtgtaTCGCGAACAGGTCTGGAACGCTGCTCTTCTGACAACTAGCTCCAGTTCAGCGccccctttcttctcttccaccaTTGCAGCTCCCGGAGTTGCGGCTGCCCCGTGTCTTGGCCGTCTGGCCAGGTCACGCTGTGATCCCCATTCTGGAGGAGCCTTTCAAAGTCAGACCCCTCTCTGTTATGCCTGCTAGCGAAACCCTTCTTCTGGGGCTCCTAGCCCCACTCAGGGCTTCCTAGCCCCCCTTGCCTCAGGCCCCCACCACTGGGCCCAGCCCTCGGGCTGTATAGAAGCCCCACCTGTCCCCTCCTAGGCAGCctaagtcacttcccctttgcAGCTTAACTGGCTGATCGGGCCCCCGCCTGAACCCCGCTctgtcagggctggtgcagggagcGGATCGCAGGGTCCTGGTCTGGAAAAGGTTGGACCCCCcaatctggggggtgggggaggggttgcgcTGCAAGGATTGGGGCACTGCAAATAGCAGCGAAGAAAGGAGAAtagaatggggaggggggttagatggAGCAGACAGACTGACCGACAGACCACGCCCCCTGCTATCGGTGGAAGGTGCCTCCATGGTCATTCACCCCCCCCGTGAGCCCCCAGCCATGCTGTGTGTGACACCCCCCCTGCTTTCCCCTCTCAGACATCAACGAGTGCAACAAGACCCGAGATATCTGCGGCCCCAATGCCACATGTGTCAACACCTACGGAAGCTACTGGTGTGAGTGCCGGGCCGGCTACGTCCCCTCCAACAGGAACAGGACCCTGTGCCAAGGTGGGTCCTGCCGCGGGGGGCATGGAGGGGACACCTGGGGGGTCTTGGCAAGGCCTGGGGTCCTGCCCAAGGGAGCAGTGAGCTGGGAACTGGTCTGGGACGGTGcatcagcccccctgccccccatggacGGGGTCCCTCTGGGTCTCAGCCCTGGCCAGGGAGGGCTCAGCCTCcaggccctcacctccccccagcccagcctgtccaTCCACTGGGGTGTTTCCGGTTGTCTCACAGCCACAGCCACCAGCGTGCCCAGGTCTGGCTCTGGGAgcggagcagggccaggctggggagggggtgagcagggctggcaggggccgggcgtctctccccccagcagtgcctgtattcctgctgcagggctggattcTCTGCCCTGGGAAGATGGCAGCAGGGGGCACAGTCTGGGCCTAGTGGCCACTAGAGGTCACTGtggggccagcccagggctccctgctggattcaccccccacccccacccccaccacacaccagaaccacccacagctggggggagagggttgaGGGGAGATACGGCTGGGATGAttccacagcccccgccccaccccagtgcGGCTCAGTCCCCCTAGGACGGGGAGAGGGGACGGTTCCTTTCACAGAGACCAGCTTGTGAGCAGAGGATGGGGACAAGGGGCTGCGCACCTGTGTggggctgagtgtgtgggggggtcactgctccccctgctggagggaatgAGTCCTGCTTTCTGTGCCTGGCTCTGGTGCATGCACTTACCCAGCCAGACCCCGCATTTCCCCCCCGCCGCCCATCTCtcactcctcctccctttccaTCCCCAGAGCTCACCTGCCCCCGGCTGCCGGATGATGACAACTCTGCCGAAGCCAAGGTGAGTGGGGCAcagaccccggggggggggggatagaccCCGATTCCCCTTTAGTGCCACGTTGCTTTTCACTGATCTCGCCCCACGAGGATTCTGGGGCCAAACTCGCCCCTGGGCAAAGAGCCAGTGGCCAGTCCCTGGAGCCCCTGCAGTCCAGCCTCGGCCTAGGCCTTTGCCCCGGGGTGATTCTCACCATCCAGGATCGGCAGCATCAGGCTGCTGCAACTCGCTTCAGCTTGCAACCGccgtccccccccatccctggcaaACGCCGTGCACCCCCTAGGGGCCAGACGGGGCATTGCCCGCGCTCCCTCTGGCGCCCGGCTTCTGAGCCGAGGGAGCCTCTCGGGACGGGGGGAGGTGGGCTGCGATTCTGTGATCTCTTTTCCTGAGCCAGGCCTGGGGCTTGTTTTGCAGAACCTCCAGGGCAGCTTCCCAGCACAGGTGGGACGTCTCTGCAAGGCGGCGCTGGAGGAGCTGAAGCAGATGAAGGCTCAGAGCGCTGAGTCTGTGATGGGGCAGCTGCAGGTGCCAAGCCAAAATTCAGGGCCTTGCTGGGTGTGTTCCCGTTAGGGGGAGGAATCGCTGCTCCTACTCGGATCTAGTCTCAGGGTGATCTATAGGGATGCAGCGCCTGGAACAGGAGAGAAATAAACAGCAGCACTGCCCAAAAATTCCCATGCCTGCCtctccagggggctctgtgcccaagaagctaGCTCTCCTAGGTTCCTAGGCTagacgggaccattgtgatcatctagtctgacctcccaggCAGTGATGTCAATTGCAGGAGAACTTGTCTTTCCTTTCAGGGGGATTGTGGGAACACAGTGGAGGACTAGCAATCTGCGAATGGGGGGTGCGGCTGGGGCTCAGGCACTGTGACACCAACACCCCCCACGTTTGCTTGGCCAGGGCTTCTTGGACATTCTGGAGAAGCAGATAAATCTGGTCGGGCAGCAGAGCGAGAGCGTGGAGTGGAGACACCAGATTGCAACGGAGCTGATGGCCATAGTGGAGAAGCTGCTGAGGACACTGGCCCTGATGCTGCCTGACAGCACGATCAGCGTCGCATCCCACAATGGCACAGGTCAGCACCTGGCCCCAGTTGGGCTTTCATCACCCGCAGCCTACGctcccgccccactccccacagtgccccctgctgggagacgggagctcccccccacagccagtgctcccgccccactccccacagggccccctgctgggagacgGGAGCTCCCCCCTGTGActaagtgggaatgttcttaatgtttcctctgaatactgtgtgggtgcctcagtttctgactGACCCTCTGTCGCCTTgcaactaatggccaggcccttcccccctgcaaggggatgctaaaggtgtgggagaacaaagaggtcaggtgacctcctggcccgggaaaggaacaaagcagaggaggaggggctggagggggtttcagttgggagctggctggggatggggagtgagGGCAGGTGTCGGTGTCTGGCTCGCgggaccccagaatggacccggctgagggatccggttctctggacctacaagctctgttttagcccgtgttcctgtcatctaataaacctctgttttactggctggctgagagtcacgtctgactgcgaagtgggggtgcgtaCAGGacttctggcttccccaggaccccgcctgggcggactcgctgtgggaagcgcacggaggggcaaatgctgaatgctccaaggtcagacccaggaggtgaagccgtgtgagcttcttgccctaaagacagtctgctccatgggagaggaggctccccagagtcctgactggctttgtggggagcagttccagagcatcgcctggaGACTCTGTGAcaccccccacagccagtgctcccaccCGGCTCCCcatagcgccccctgctgggagagactgggactggagtagctgggagctccccccacagccaggaaAGCACCTTGCCTACCTACAGGCTTCCTCTCCATGTTCTCTGTTGTGAGCCCTGGCTGGCATTGTGgttgcagagctggggctggcggtCAGGCAGGCTGGGAACCAGAGCCAGGAGACGGTGACGCTGCAGCAGAGCAAGACGCAGATGGAATTAAAGTGGGCCGGAGACCCAGGGCAGAAAAAAGGTATGTGATCATCCCCTGTGCTGGGGTCTGTATAGCGATGGGCATGGGCAGGGCATtgggagcagcagcacagcactCCCTAGCGCCAGACTGGGGTGTGTAGGGAGACGGGGCATGGCCAGGGCATtgggggcagcacccccagcagcacagcacccctggcaccagtctgccccagggcccctcctgccccccatttcATCCGTCTCCTCTGTCTCTCGCAGGCTTCTTGCTGGCCGGGTTGCTGACATACCAGGGGATGAGCCCCATCCTGGACGGTGCTGTGCGGGTGGAGATGCCCAAGTGGGACAAGATCGGCCAGACGGGGAAGCGGGCACAGGAGCCCGGGCGGCCCAGCTACCGTGTGCTGTCTCCAGTGGTGTCGGCCTTCATCAATGACCCGAACCCCCAGGCACTCGGCCTCTCTGTCAGCATCCGCTTCAGCCACCCGGTGCCGGTGAGCCCCTGGGctgggcatggggggaggagagcctggggcgctggagggcagagctgggcccatctctagtaacaccccccaccctgggcagcaggTGAATCCGcctcccacacaggaacaaacTGATGTTCTGTGCCCTCAGCCCAGCCGCTCGTACCCCCCCAACCTGCACTCTCGGGGCCTGAGGAGTCCTGCCCCCTGTgcggccccagccagccccccccccccccccgttcctgcccccccattccccaagcGTCTCTCTGTCCCCAGGAGAACAAGACTGACATGCGCCTCCTCTGCGCCTACTGGAAGCCTGACAGCAGGCGCTGGGCGACCGATGGCTGCACCCTGCAGAAGTTGAACACCACCATCACCCGCTGCCAGTGCAACCACCTGACCAGCTTCGCCGTGCTCATGGCCTTCTACGAGCTGGAGGTAGGCGCGGCCCTCGCTGGGGCCTCGGGGCTGGTCTGGTTCTGCTCTTCCCCTCAATCCTCCCCAGCGGAgcaggagtcactccagattccCCCCAGAGTAAACCCATTCCCCACTGGCAGGCGGGGCCCTGGATCTGATCAGGGGCACAAGCAGCCCCCGCATCCCCAAGGGCACAGGGAGACTCCCCAGGTAGCAGCGACCGACGTGCCTGCATGCCTGGCCGGGAaactggggggcagcaggggcagggggctcaccCCATTGCATTGCAGGGCAGGGAGCGTCCCCATCCCCATCACACAGAGCCAGAGAGGGGTTAAATGCCTCAAGGAGATACGGAGAGGTTGACattagagctgggaattgaacccaggagtcctgacccccagcccccttgctttgacccccagaccctgctcccctcccagagctggtagaacccaggagtcctgagctgCAGCACCTTAGCCACAAGTGCGTCCGTCTGCTCtaaaagcagctccctcctgggcAGGGGCTTCCTCCCGCCAGGCGGGGGCGCTCTGCTCTCTGCTCCGGGGAACAGCCCCGGCCCCTCGCACTTTCTGGCGCCCccgtcctgcagggatcggtgcCAGGGATTCCCCCTTGGGTGGTGGTGACCCTAGAGCCCCCTCGGCTTCCCATGGCCCTGGGGCTGTGGGTCAGcccctcgggggggaggggaaggctgggcaGCATCGAATCCATCTGGGTGGCTGGACCCAGCCAGTCACTGGTTCCCGCAGGCTGCCCGGTGTCGCCACTAGGGGGCTCTCCCAGCCGTTTCGCAGAGCGAGGCCGACAGGCTAGTCTGGCTATACCCTAAAGCCCGGCCTGGCtgctgccttggggggggggaccctgactaaccccctcaccccaccccacccccggcacaGGACTGGACCCTGGACCTCATCACCAAGGTGGGGCTGGTGATCTCGCTGCTGTGCCTGCTGCTGTCCATCATcaccttcctcttctgccgcGCCCTCAAGGGCCCCCGCACCACCATCCACCTGCACCTCTGCCTGGCGCTCTTCATCGCCTACACCGTCTTCCTCACCAGCACCTCCAGCACCGGCAACAGGGTACCTGGCTCTCCCCGCCAGCCTCGGGCCCAGTTCCCCGCAGCgacccctgctgggagctcccccagccagcctcgggccccgctccccacagcgacCCACCAGCCAGCCTcgggccccgctccctgcagagACCCCCGCTGGCAACTCCCCCCAGCCAGCCTCAGGCCTGGCTCCACGCAGCACTCCCTGATGGGAGcgcccccccagccagcctcaGGCCCCGCTCCCCACAATGCCCCCTGCTGGCACAGGCTGGGGCGGGAGAAGCCAGGAGCCACCCCACAGCCAGCAGTCCTGCTTTGCTCCCTACAGTGCTCCCAgtgtctggggctggaggagccgggagctccacccacagccagtgctcctgccccgctccccactgcaccccctgctgccaggggctggggctggaggagccgggAGCCCGGCCCTGACGTCCCACGTCCCGTTGGCTGCAGGTGGTGTGCGGCGTGGTGGCCGGGCTCCTGCACTATTTCTTCCTGGCCGCCTTCTGCTGGATGTGCCTGGAGGGCGCCGAGCTCTACCTGCTGGTGGTTCAGGTCTTCACCCCCCACGGCCTCAGACGCCGCTACATGTTCCTGCTGGGCTACGGCGTGCCGGCCCTCATCGTGGGCGTCTCGGCCGCCACCTACAGCGAGGGCTACGGCACGGCGCGCCAGTGAGTCACCGGCCTGGGGGGGACAGGCCCAGTGCTCGCGGCCAGGGGCTCGAGGGGAACATGGCACCATGCCCAGGCAGCACACGGGGACAGGAGCAGCTTAGCCGGGTGTGCCGCTGTCATCTGGCccaccaggggaggggaggggtgggcccCCATGGGGCGGGTGAGGCcagtgtgagggaggggggcaccCTCCTGCCACTTGGGCCAGGGGCAGCTTCTGCTCAGGGCCACAGCCCAGGACACTTGTACAACACAAGGACGCTCCCGAGCACCAAAGCGGGGGGGCTGTCTAGTCTCCATCCCCCACTCTGCCGGTAGCGGGAGCAGACCCCAccctgcagtgccccctgctggcaggtGAGTGACTGACCCGtgtctgtccctcccccacagctgctgGCTCTCGCTGGAGAAGAAATTCATCTGGAGCTTCCTGGCGCCCGTCTGCAGCATCATCGCGgtaaatcccctcccccagcccagccccatgccAGCGCCTGGCCCCCTGGCCGGCCCCTGAGGGCCTGGCTGGCGGCTGCCCTCGCTTCTT
The genomic region above belongs to Malaclemys terrapin pileata isolate rMalTer1 chromosome 23, rMalTer1.hap1, whole genome shotgun sequence and contains:
- the LOC128828100 gene encoding adhesion G protein-coupled receptor E5-like, translating into MDPARRLLPLGLCIALCLGGTMAQNNGTQGTTENCNSHVLCPANAKCVNNTHCTCLDGYQTSGNHPVFFTDTMEICDDINECLGPSPPDCGPNANCANVAGSYYCACIHGYGPSSGKANFTHANESTCQDIDECQGLSPADCGPHANCTNVPGSYYCTCVDGYESSSGEANFTHASENTCQDIDECQRNTTICEPHGNCINMLGSYMCKCSEGFGKSQKDTSKICTDINECNKTRDICGPNATCVNTYGSYWCECRAGYVPSNRNRTLCQELTCPRLPDDDNSAEAKNLQGSFPAQVGRLCKAALEELKQMKAQSAESVMGQLQGFLDILEKQINLVGQQSESVEWRHQIATELMAIVEKLLRTLALMLPDSTISVASHNGTELGLAVRQAGNQSQETVTLQQSKTQMELKWAGDPGQKKGFLLAGLLTYQGMSPILDGAVRVEMPKWDKIGQTGKRAQEPGRPSYRVLSPVVSAFINDPNPQALGLSVSIRFSHPVPENKTDMRLLCAYWKPDSRRWATDGCTLQKLNTTITRCQCNHLTSFAVLMAFYELEDWTLDLITKVGLVISLLCLLLSIITFLFCRALKGPRTTIHLHLCLALFIAYTVFLTSTSSTGNRVVCGVVAGLLHYFFLAAFCWMCLEGAELYLLVVQVFTPHGLRRRYMFLLGYGVPALIVGVSAATYSEGYGTARHCWLSLEKKFIWSFLAPVCSIIAVNAVIFVVTVWKLSLKFADINPDMSQLKKLRVLTITAIAQLCVLGTTWIFGLFQFNQRSLVVSYIFTILNSLQGLFIFLLHCLLKKQVRDEYRRWLSCGGLKRPAKYSKFSSSSTTRGFQPSQDSGL